One part of the Candidatus Krumholzibacteriia bacterium genome encodes these proteins:
- a CDS encoding flagellar hook-basal body complex protein, with amino-acid sequence MLQSLKVSETGLLAQKNKLDIVANNLANATTPGFKRMLTTFQAADPEAPGFQGFDPAQGTVDVMMPGRTLQIISAPDLAPGPMKRTGNELDVAIDGEGFFAIRTERGERYTRNGSFTVD; translated from the coding sequence GTGCTGCAATCACTCAAGGTGTCCGAGACCGGACTCCTCGCGCAGAAGAACAAGCTCGACATCGTGGCCAACAACCTGGCCAACGCGACCACGCCGGGCTTCAAACGAATGTTGACGACCTTCCAGGCCGCCGATCCGGAGGCTCCGGGCTTCCAGGGCTTCGATCCGGCGCAGGGAACGGTCGACGTCATGATGCCCGGGCGGACGCTCCAGATCATCTCGGCCCCGGATCTCGCTCCGGGACCGATGAAGCGCACGGGGAACGAACTCGACGTCGCGATCGACGGCGAGGGTTTCTTCGCGATCCGGACCGAACGTGGTGAGCGCTACACCCGCAACGGGAGCTTCACCGTCGAC